Within the Sulfurospirillum barnesii SES-3 genome, the region TAGATAGTGGAAAATTTGACAAGGGTGAATTTAAAGTTGGCTACTTTGACCAACAACGCCTTATGCTGGATGAAAATAAAAATCTCATTGAAACTTTTTGCCCTAATGGTGGCGATAGGGTGGATGTCAAGGGGAAAAATATCCATGTGTTTGGCTACTTAAAAGATTTTTTATTTCCTAAAGAAGATTTAAACAAGAAAATTGGCGTTTTAAGTGGTGGAGAAAAAAACCGTGTTGCCCTTGCCCTACTTTTTGCTCAAGAAGTGGATTGTCTCATTTTAGATGAACCAACCAATGATTTGGATATTCCTACGATTAATATTTTAGAAGAGTATATTCAAAGTTTTAGTGGTGCTGTTATTTTTGTGAGTCATGATCGTTATTTTGTTGATAAGATTGCCAATAAACTCTATGTCTTTAAAGGTGAGGGACTTATTGAAGAGAGTTACCAAAGCTACAGTGAGTATTTAGAAATTGAAAAAGAGATTAAAGAACTTGAGGGCATGGAAGCCTCCACCCATACCGTAACACCTTTAAAAGAAGAACCAAAAACCCTTAAAAATAAAGAGAGTATTCCTACAAAACTTAGCTACAAAGAACAGCGCTTACTGGAAACACTCCCTGTGCACATTCAAACCTTAGAAGATGAAATTAAAGAGATTAAACGCTGTCTTAGCAATCCAGAGTGCTACCAACGTATTGGACTCACACAACTCTCACAAACCCTTGAAGAAAAAGAAGCCCTTTTAGAACCTCTTATTGAGGAACTTTTACTTATTGAAGAAAAAGCAGAAATCATGCAAAAAGGCTTTTAGCCTTTTTGCATTTAGACTTTAAAACTGGAGAGTGTATCATCGAGTGCTTGAGAGGTTTTTAACATCACTTGAGAAATTTGAGCTAACTCTTCAGCAATTTTTTCATTGTTGTGAGAGAGTCCTAATGTTTTCTTCATCTGTTCCATCATTTGAGTGGTAAGACCTGCAATTTCAAGCACTTTTTGCGACGCTTTTTTGGCATCTTCCATAGACTCTAAGGTACGTTTTTTCGTCTCTTGTGTCTCTTCTTCTACCTTGCATGCGCTGTTTGAAATATCATGAATATTTTGTGCATTATTTTCCATATGATTGCTTAGCTGTGTGACACCTTGAACAATCACACTAATGGTTGCATCTATCTCTGCCAATGATTTTTGTGTTCGCTCAGCCAATTTTCGTACTTCATCAGCTACCACAGAAAATCCACGTCCATGCTCTCCTGCCCTTGCTGCTTCAATGGCGGCATTTAAAGCTAAAAGATTGGTTTGATCAGCGATCTCTTTAATCATCGCCAAAATAGATTTGATTTGATTGGTTTGAGAAACAACGCTTTGCACTTGTTGCGCCATTTCTTGCTCATTTTCACTGGCACTATTAATTTTTTGTACCACATCATTTAATGAAAGACTCATGGTATCTAAAACATTAAAAGAAGCACTGTTATCTTCAACCGTATGCAAAGCTAAGCGTTTTGACTCATCAAGGTTTTGTTCAATGTGCTTCATCAAATCAAAAGACATCTCAATTTGATGTGCTTGCTCTATCACACTTTTAGAAAAGCTGTTGGCATTCTCATTGAGAGTTTCACCTGTATGCTCGACGTTTTGAGAAATACCTTGCGATGTAAGAATAATGGAATGAATTTTTTCAATAAAAAGATTAATATAATGGGCAATATCTCCCATTTCATCTTTGCTTTGAATATTAAGACGTGCTCTTAAATCACCATTCCCCCCACTTAAATCTTTTACACGCTCTCTTAAAAGCATCAAAGGATTTCCAACCACACGCTTAAGCAACCACATAATCAAAATAGCTGTCAAGACCAATGAAAGTGCGAAAATGCTTAACAATTTCCAACTCATTTGCAAAATATAAGCATCAATCGTCTCAAATGAGAAGGTCATATCCATGACACCTAAAACATCACCCACCTTTGAGGTTGGATGACAGGCAAGACAATCTTGTTCTGCAATTAAAGGCTTAAGAAGCCTCAACCTATGCCCTTTTTCATCATCCAACTCAATATTTTTAGAGCGAGGATTTTTAAAAATAGAAACAACGGCCTCATCACTAGAAAGTTTTGCATTGATCCCAAAAGCATCAATGACCGCTTGTGATTGGTGGATTTTGAGCTCTTTAATATCTTTCATTTGCCCTGCATCATGCAAGGACTTTTCAATCAGCTCTCTATCTCCCAAATTCATCGTTGCACGCACTGTTTGAAAAACAGATTGACTTAAAAGGTCTAAGTTCGTCTCACTTTGAAGTTGCGAAGACTTTCTAAATTCGCTGACAATAAAAAATTGTAAGACAATAAAACTTACCAACAACAAAGGAATAAGCGTTAAACCTATTTTGACACCAAGCCCTCTTTGCATTAACAAAACCTCTTTGCATTGTGCGCATATTTCTCTACATGTAAAACCAAAAAAACACCTCCATACCCTACTCTTTTTCTATGCTTTATTTATTATAGTAGAGATAGCTGAGGCAAAATTTAAACCCATCTAAAAAAGACACTCTTTAGCCACACAGTTCCTTTTTGACACGTTCACTCGCCATGCTAATATTCCAAGCGGGCTCCCATACCACTTCAATCTCACATGATTCAACACCATCAATTTTTAAAACGGCCTCTTTCGTCCACTGCTGAATCAACTCATGCAATGGACATCCTTTTGTGGAGAGGGTCATGGTCACATGAACATTGTTTTGTGCATTTACTTTAACCCCATAAATCAACCCTAAAGAGACAATATCAAACCCAACTTCTGGGTCAATGACTGTTGAAATTGCTCCATAAACCTCTTCTTCTGTAATCATTTTTCATTCTCCTTTATTTTGAAATTAAACGCATACATAGCATTAAACGCAACCAAAACCAATGAAAGCAGTAAAATCACACTACCATAGAAAAAAACCTTCTGCTCTTGCATCAAAATACCGCTAGCTTGAAGGATAACGGCTAGCCACAAACTGTATGTTTGGGTATTGGCTGTTTTGGTATGCACCATTTGGTGTAACAGTGGTACTTTTTGTTTTCCAACCAAAGGTGAGAATTTTTCATACCAAATCAAAAATGGTAAAATCTTATAAATATGCCCCACAATAAAAGAGAGTAAAAAACCAAAAAAGAAAAACACGCCAAAGAGCATGGCAAATTTTTCCTCTCCTTTTAGGGCATACACACTGACACTTAGCATACTCACACTTAATGAGACCCACGCAAAAACACTGTTTTTCACCCAATAGTCATTTTGTTTACGCACCCTCTGCCGCATAACAATCACCATTTGAATGAGATAAAATGCCATGCCTAAAAACATCAGTGCTAGTGCAGTGAATTTAAAGAAATTGTCTAAGCCAAACACAAAGGTTGCCATACCAAGCGCAATGCCTAGGGTATATACAGACAATGCTCGTTTTATCCACATGTCACTAAAACCATGAGAAAGTGAAAACATAGGAATTAAAACCATCGAAACCCCCATGACAATCATCATCACAAAGCCACCCAATGTTCCAATAATATGTGCTTTTACCCATGCATCAATGTCTATTTCTAAAAGCCCATGTTCTAATGTTAAGCCTATTAAAAGCCCTAGCGTAACCGATACAAAAAGAAAAAGGGTTGCAATGAGTAAAAACCACCCGATTAAACGTATCTTCTCTAAACGGTAAAAGGTCATAAACACATTCACACAGAAAATCGCCATGGAAAGATACGTAATCACCGCACCATAAGGAATGAGCAGATGAAGGGTACTTACACTAAAACCACTTACCATCAACGCCACACCAATAACGTACATGTAAAACTGAACATACGCAAAATCTTTCGAAAAAATAGGTGCTTCAAGCACCACGGGTAAGAGTTGGTACATTGCCCCAAAGATAATCATCATCACAAAACCAAGCAAATAAAGATGTGAGAATGCGGCAAGCGATAAAGAGAGAAAAGAGCCTAAACTATCAGCACTCATACTTAAAAGTCCCACACCACTGAGACTTAAAAACACAATCCCCGCAATGAAAAAATGCGCAACCAAAATAAAAGGAGGTGCCATCTCTGTGGCAAGTGAAGGTTTCATACCCTTACCCCGCACAATGCTTTTGGCTTAAATCGACGTTATCACTCATACCCTCTTTGTAGGAGAAAATGAGTTTGAGTTTAGCACCTTCAAGCTCTATGACTTCAATGTCATAAAAGCCATCAATTTTTGCTAACAACCCCACAGGAGAGCGGTGGTTCATCATCACAACTTTTTTATGAGGTGCATCTAAAAGCTCTAGGGCAAGCATTGCATTCACCATGGGTTCTGGTGGAACACACATGGATGTATCAAACTCTATATACTCAATACCATCATGCGTATAGGTGACAAAAGGAACCGTTGCATCGTTTACATGTAAAGAAATAGGGGTCATTGTTTCATCCTTTTTAAGATTTATTTGGATGAAACTATAGTGGAAGATAAAAGGGATTTCCTTAATCTAAATCAATAAAAAGAGAAAAAGTATCTGAATTGAAGAAGAAGCCCAAAAAATGGGCTTCTAAAGAAGTTTTTAGTGTAAAAAGTGTCGAACACCCGTGAAATAAAGTGCCATGCCATACGCATTCGCCGCAGCAATCACTTCATCATCCCTAATGCTTCCACCTGGCTCAATAATGGCTTTCACCCCAGCAACTGCTGCCGCATCAATGCTATCACGGAAAGGGAAAAACGCTTCACTGGCTAGTGCTGCGCCACTCACATCAATGCCCATATCTTCTGCTTTTCGAAGCGCTGCTTTTGCAGCATCCACACGACTGGTCATCCCCATGCCAATGGCAACCATGGCGCTATCTTTGACATACACCACACAGTTTGATTTGGTTAAGCTCGCCACTTTATAAGCAATTTCAAGGTCACTCATTTCTTGCTTAGAGGCTTGACGGGTGGTTAAACATTTTGCTTGTGTTATTTCTTCATCACGTACCACATCGCTCTGCTGAAATACAAAACCACCATCCACATGTTTAAAGTCATACGCATCTTCGCTCAATACGAGATATTTGCTCTCTTGCGTAAAGATTTTAATGCGTTTTTTACTTTCAAAAACAGCCAAAGCCTCTTCATCGACATTCGCCGCAATGATGACTTCCACAAAAATTTCATTGATTTTTTCTGCTAAGGCTTTATCTAGCGTTCCATTAATGGCGACCACACCACCATACGCTGAAACAGGGTCACATTTTAAGGCTTTAACATAACTGTCCAAAAGGTTTTCACCGATGGCAAATCCACACGGATTGGCATGTTTAATAATACACACCGCAGGCGCATCCCCAAAGGATGCAGCAATTTTAACTGCACCGTTGATGTCGGTCATATTGTTAAAACTTGCCTCGCCTTTGAGGGTTTTAAAATGGTTGGTAAAGAAGTAGTCAAACTCATACAATGCCCCTTTTTGATGAGGGTTTTCGCCATAACGGGTATCAAACGCTTTAGTGCCTACAATAAACTGTTTCTCACCAAATCCACCATTAAAACGCTGGTTCATATAGTTAGCAATCATGCTATCGTATGCTGCGGTATGCTCATACGCTTTAATCATTAAAGAGCGTCTAAATTCGAGTGTATTGCTCCCAGATTTAAGAACATCAATCACCCTATCGTAATCCAAAACATCGGTGACAATCATGACATCGTTAAAGTTTTTTGCCGCACTTCGCACCATTGCAGGACCACCGATGTCGATATTTTCGATAATCTCATCAAAATCATCCGTTTTGGCAATTGTCTCTTTAAACGGATAAAGATTGACACACACCACATCAATACCCTCAATGCCATGCTCTTTTGCAACCTTTACATGTAAAGGCAAATCTCTACGGTGTAAAATACCACCATGAATCATCGGATTAAGGGTTTTAACCCTACCATCAAACATCTCAGGAAATTTTGTCACTTCAGAAATTTCAAGGGCTTTAATGCCCTCTTCTTTTAAGAGTTTATACGTTCCACCTGTGGAAATAACCTCAAAACCAAGCCCTACCAATTCTTTTGCAAACTCAACAATCCCAGTCTTATCACTGACACTAATTAACGCTCTCACATGATTCCTTTATTCGTTTTATTAATAATTCATTGTTACTTTTATTTTACAATACCTTCCTTTTAGGACGCATTAAACTTTGGAGCATACTATGACCTCTTTACCCTCTTCTTCCCAAAAAACATGGTTCATCTTGTTTGCAAGTTGGCTTGTTGCCATGATTTCCACACTCGGAAGCCTTTTTTTTAGTGAAGTGATGTTTTTTCCACCTTGTGTGATGTGTTGGTACCAGCGTATCGCCATGTATCCACTAGCACTGATTTTCTTTGTGGCACTTTTTTCAAGTGATAAAACGGTGTTTAAATACGCCATGCCTTTAGTCCTTACAGGGCTCTTTTTTGCCCTCTATCACAACTTACTTTCATGGGGCATTCTTCCAGAAGCTGCCGCACCTTGTACGCAAGGTGTTTCATGCACGAGTGAATATATTAACTGGTTTGGATTTATCTCTATCCAATTTCTTTCTTTAAGTGCGTTTAGCATGCTTTTTATTCTCTTACTTTGTCTCAAAAAAAAGGATACACAATGAAAAAACAATGGATAATTTTGACCTCACTGATGGTACTTGTGGGACTTTATTTTGGTGGAAGTTACCTTTATAAAAATGCAGACCATCGTGTTGCCGATGAAAAAACATCCGCCCTGATGCGCCCTCATGCCTTTATTATTGGAAACCCCGATGCAAAAACAACCATTGTTGAGTTTTTTGACCCAGCCTGTGGTACATGTAAAAGTTTTTACCCCTTTGTCAAAGAGATACTCAAACAACACCCAGAAAAATTAAAACTAGCCTTGCGCTATGCTCCCTTTCATAAAGATTCTTACTATGTTGTTGCGATGATTGAAGCCTCACGTCTGCAAGGAAAATACCTTGAAACCCTTGAGATTATTTACAAATATCAAGAAAAATGGGTGAGCAATCACACCCCAAACATTGCGCTCATTTGGGCATTTTTGCCTGAGGCGGGTGTTGATATTGAAAGGCTTAAAAACGATATGAAAAAACCTGAAATAGACGCAATCATTAAGCAAGATATAGCCGATACACAAACGCTAGGGGTAAGAGCCACTCCTGAGTTTTTTGTCAATGGTAAGCCTTTGATTACCTTTGGAAGAAAAGAACTACAAGCCTTAATTGCATCAGAATTATAAAAGAGGAAAAGCCTAGCTTTTCCTCATTCGTGACAATCACACCCATGAAGCCTGATTTCTCTTCGTTTTTTAGCCGCTTTAAAACGCTTTTTTTGAATCTCTGTCTCAGGCTGGAGTGTTGGAACAGGCGTTGGTTTTCCATCTTCACCCATTGCCACCATGGTAAAAAAACAGCTATTGGTGTGTATCGCTGTTCCTTTTTTAATATCTTCAGAAATGACTTTAATACCCACTTCCATCGACGTCGTTCCTGTGTAATTGACACTGGCTAAAAACGTCAGCAGTGAGCCTACGGAGACAGGATGTTTAAATATAACTTGATCCACTGACATCGTAACCACATAAGAGCCACAATAACGTGTTGCACACGCATAAGCAACTTGATCCATCAGTTTAAGCAGGTCTCCACCGTGCACATTGCCCACAAAATTGGCTTTATCTGGGGTCATAAGAACAGACATAGAAAGTGTATGTTTTTCAAAAGGAGTTGAAAGCATTTTTTTCCTTTACATGTAAAACGAAATTTTGACAAATATGCTACAATCATTTCACTAAAAATAAGGATACCTTATATGACTAACTTTGATGAACGTGTGGATAGAACAAAAACACCTTGCGAAAAATGGGATAAATACAAGGATAAAGATGTCATTCCTGCGTGGGTAGCAGATATGGATTTTAAATCGCCTCCGTGTGTGATGGAAGCCTTGCAAAAACGTGTAAGCGAAGGGGTTTTTGGTTATACCGCTATTGATGATGAAACCTATGATGCGATTCTTGCGTTTATTAAATGCCACTACAATTGGGAGATTCAAAAAGAGTGGTTGGTCTTTACGCACGGCGTGGTGAGCAGTATGAACATTGCGTGTATGGCGGTGGAAGGAGAAAGTGTTATGACAACAACGCCGATTTACCCCCATTTCATCAAAGCACCTAAACATGCAGGGCGTGAGGTGATTGCCATTAAAATGAAAGAAGAGAACAAGCGCTGGACGCTTGACTTTAAAGCGATGGAAGCGCACATAACGCCTACATGTAAACTCTTTATGCTTTGCAATCCTTACAATCCAGCAGGGACGGTTTTTACATGTAACGAGTTAGAGCAACTTGGAGCATTTTGTTTAAAGCATAACCTAAGTATCTGTTCGGATGAAATTCATGCCGATTTGATTCTCAATGATACGGCAAAACATATTCCTATTGCCTCACTTTCCCCATCACTTCAAGAGTGTACCATTACGCTCATGGCGCCGAGTAAAACCTTTAACATTGCAGGGCTTCAAGCCTCTTTTGCCATCATCCCCAATGTAAAACTGCGTCAAAAATTTAAAACAATCATGGGAAGTATGGTCGGAGGGGTTAACCTTTTAGGCATTGTTGCCATGAAAGCAGCCTACCTTGATGGGGATGCATGGTTGCGTGAACTTCGTCTTTATTTGGCACATAATCTTCAAATGGTACAAGCCTTTGTTGCCAAAAATCCAACACTGAAACTCTTAGATCAAGAAGCCACCTTTTTGGCATGGATAGATGCCTCTGCTTTACATGTAAACAATCCCTACGAATTTTTTCTCTCATTTGGTGTGGGATTAAGCGATGGGGAAGCTTTTGGTGACAAAAATTTTATACGCTTAAACTTTGGAACCCAAAAAGACCTCTTAGAAGAAATTTTAAGACGTATGCAAAAAGCAATGGATAGCTTAAAAATTTAAGGCAAAATTGCTAAAATCATACAATTTTTTCAAGGGATGCAATGAAACGAATTTACCTACTTCTACTCATAACACTGTTTTTGCTAAGCGGTTGTACTCAAAAAATAGCAGTAGAAGCCCCACCTCCCGCATACGATGACACACCAAAACGTGATGCCATCGTTTTTGAGGCACTCAAATACCGTGGGAAGAAGGATGGAGGGGATTGTTCAGGATTTGTAAGCCTTGTCAATCAAAAAAGTCTAGAGCCCTATTTTCAAACAGAAAGTCTTAATGCTTATTTTGAAGATTCCAGACGCTCCTTAGCCATTTACAATCTTTTAGACGCTCAAAATCGCCTCTACCATGAAAATCCAAAAATAGGTGATCTTATCTTTTTTGCCAATACCGTCAAAAAATACGCCAAACAAAAAAGTGTCGATAATATCACGCATATTGGTATTATTACCAAAGTTGAAAGTGATGAAACCATCCATTTTATTCACCACACAAAAGGACGCAACCTTATGGGACAAATGAACCTCGCCCACCCCAATACCGCTACGCTTAACAATAAACCCATTAATACCTATCTGGAAAAATGCTCGATTGCGCAAAGCCACCAATGTTTAGCCCCTGCTTATTTTAGTGCTTATGGAAAAATTCAATGAACTATTATTTTACCCTGAGCCTCAGTGCTCTATTGCTCTGTGGGTGTGCCATGAAAGAGGTAGAAGTTCCTTCTCAAATCGTTGAAGCACCCAAACCTGAAGCAAAAATGTACATTGAAGAAAAACCCACCAAAGAGTTACTCCTAAAGCAAGAAAAAGAGAGCTTTGCTTTGCGCTCTATTCCTGAGCGTTCCACCCGTGAAGCCATCGTTGAAAATGCAATGATGTATTTAGGAAAGCGTGATGGTGGGGATTGTTCAGGGTTTGTCAATCTCATTAATATTCGCTCAGGTCGCCCCTTTTATCAAGAAAAAGAGTTAAGCCAAAGTTTTGATAATGCACGAAAATCACGTGCTATGTTCAATCTTATGTCCAAAAAAGGCAATGCTTATGAAGCAAGACTACCCCATATTGGGGATTTGGTCTTTTTTGAAAACACAGAGAGACGAACATCCAAAAAAACAAAAGGGAACAAAACCCCTGCCGTACAAGTGGCTGAGAATATTACGCACGTAGGCATTGTCACCAAAGTAGAATCCGATGGTACCGTAGAGTTCATTCACCACTCGAATGGTAAAAATATTTTAGATTATATGAATTTTAACTATCCGATGCTCACCAACAAAGACGGCAAAAAAATCAATACCTATATGAAACGCTGTCCCTCAAAAAATGGAGCCGTTCAACCGCAATGCATGAACATCGCCTTTTTTGTCGCTTACGGGACGTTTTGATTTTACACACAATCCAAGCAAAGCTTGAATTGCAAGATAGCACTAAAGCTAGCCAATAAATTGGCAGAAAATGAGAGTTAAAATTTGAAAGAGATAAGAGGTGCCCTCGCACCTCTTGAAGATTTAGATGTCTTGCTCGATTACTTCTTGGAAGCGGTTAAAATAACGCTCTTGTATAGCTTCAACACTTTTGGAAACATCATTACATGTAAAGTTCTGTCCACCCACAGTTCCGATTTTAGTAGCACTTAAACCAATCGTTTTAGCCATTGCCTCAAAGCCTGCTTCATCGTTTACTTCAACGAGTGCACGGGAAAAACTCTCTGAAAAAATGTCTTTAGCATCGTTACATGTAAACTTACATGTAACACCTTTTCCACTTTTGGCAACCATTTTAGCCAGCGCAATGGCAACGCCACCTACGTTCACATCTTTAGCCGCATTTAAATAACCTTTTTTGTTCGCTTCAATCACCAGTTCCCACAATTTCAACTCTTTGTCATAATCAAGCTCTGCTAATGTGCCCTCAACTTTG harbors:
- a CDS encoding disulfide oxidoreductase; amino-acid sequence: MTSLPSSSQKTWFILFASWLVAMISTLGSLFFSEVMFFPPCVMCWYQRIAMYPLALIFFVALFSSDKTVFKYAMPLVLTGLFFALYHNLLSWGILPEAAAPCTQGVSCTSEYINWFGFISIQFLSLSAFSMLFILLLCLKKKDTQ
- a CDS encoding metal-sulfur cluster assembly factor, producing MITEEEVYGAISTVIDPEVGFDIVSLGLIYGVKVNAQNNVHVTMTLSTKGCPLHELIQQWTKEAVLKIDGVESCEIEVVWEPAWNISMASERVKKELCG
- a CDS encoding acyl-CoA thioesterase, giving the protein MLSTPFEKHTLSMSVLMTPDKANFVGNVHGGDLLKLMDQVAYACATRYCGSYVVTMSVDQVIFKHPVSVGSLLTFLASVNYTGTTSMEVGIKVISEDIKKGTAIHTNSCFFTMVAMGEDGKPTPVPTLQPETEIQKKRFKAAKKRREIRLHGCDCHE
- a CDS encoding MalY/PatB family protein, which codes for MTNFDERVDRTKTPCEKWDKYKDKDVIPAWVADMDFKSPPCVMEALQKRVSEGVFGYTAIDDETYDAILAFIKCHYNWEIQKEWLVFTHGVVSSMNIACMAVEGESVMTTTPIYPHFIKAPKHAGREVIAIKMKEENKRWTLDFKAMEAHITPTCKLFMLCNPYNPAGTVFTCNELEQLGAFCLKHNLSICSDEIHADLILNDTAKHIPIASLSPSLQECTITLMAPSKTFNIAGLQASFAIIPNVKLRQKFKTIMGSMVGGVNLLGIVAMKAAYLDGDAWLRELRLYLAHNLQMVQAFVAKNPTLKLLDQEATFLAWIDASALHVNNPYEFFLSFGVGLSDGEAFGDKNFIRLNFGTQKDLLEEILRRMQKAMDSLKI
- the purH gene encoding bifunctional phosphoribosylaminoimidazolecarboxamide formyltransferase/IMP cyclohydrolase encodes the protein MRALISVSDKTGIVEFAKELVGLGFEVISTGGTYKLLKEEGIKALEISEVTKFPEMFDGRVKTLNPMIHGGILHRRDLPLHVKVAKEHGIEGIDVVCVNLYPFKETIAKTDDFDEIIENIDIGGPAMVRSAAKNFNDVMIVTDVLDYDRVIDVLKSGSNTLEFRRSLMIKAYEHTAAYDSMIANYMNQRFNGGFGEKQFIVGTKAFDTRYGENPHQKGALYEFDYFFTNHFKTLKGEASFNNMTDINGAVKIAASFGDAPAVCIIKHANPCGFAIGENLLDSYVKALKCDPVSAYGGVVAINGTLDKALAEKINEIFVEVIIAANVDEEALAVFESKKRIKIFTQESKYLVLSEDAYDFKHVDGGFVFQQSDVVRDEEITQAKCLTTRQASKQEMSDLEIAYKVASLTKSNCVVYVKDSAMVAIGMGMTSRVDAAKAALRKAEDMGIDVSGAALASEAFFPFRDSIDAAAVAGVKAIIEPGGSIRDDEVIAAANAYGMALYFTGVRHFLH
- a CDS encoding methyl-accepting chemotaxis protein encodes the protein MQRGLGVKIGLTLIPLLLVSFIVLQFFIVSEFRKSSQLQSETNLDLLSQSVFQTVRATMNLGDRELIEKSLHDAGQMKDIKELKIHQSQAVIDAFGINAKLSSDEAVVSIFKNPRSKNIELDDEKGHRLRLLKPLIAEQDCLACHPTSKVGDVLGVMDMTFSFETIDAYILQMSWKLLSIFALSLVLTAILIMWLLKRVVGNPLMLLRERVKDLSGGNGDLRARLNIQSKDEMGDIAHYINLFIEKIHSIILTSQGISQNVEHTGETLNENANSFSKSVIEQAHQIEMSFDLMKHIEQNLDESKRLALHTVEDNSASFNVLDTMSLSLNDVVQKINSASENEQEMAQQVQSVVSQTNQIKSILAMIKEIADQTNLLALNAAIEAARAGEHGRGFSVVADEVRKLAERTQKSLAEIDATISVIVQGVTQLSNHMENNAQNIHDISNSACKVEEETQETKKRTLESMEDAKKASQKVLEIAGLTTQMMEQMKKTLGLSHNNEKIAEELAQISQVMLKTSQALDDTLSSFKV
- a CDS encoding DsbA family protein is translated as MKKQWIILTSLMVLVGLYFGGSYLYKNADHRVADEKTSALMRPHAFIIGNPDAKTTIVEFFDPACGTCKSFYPFVKEILKQHPEKLKLALRYAPFHKDSYYVVAMIEASRLQGKYLETLEIIYKYQEKWVSNHTPNIALIWAFLPEAGVDIERLKNDMKKPEIDAIIKQDIADTQTLGVRATPEFFVNGKPLITFGRKELQALIASEL